A region of the Alligator mississippiensis isolate rAllMis1 chromosome 5, rAllMis1, whole genome shotgun sequence genome:
taatcagattcataacgaagaactgcacgatcagggcttcagtgggcgtcatggtgaagtCGCGCATCAGGCCCCCACTTctttcgatgatgttatccttcttggggcttctcttcaccacgcactctgaattccggatctgtaaacaaaaactctcaaaaaataagttaacgtatctcaaaatatttacaaaatttacaCACAACAAGGCGGTTAGTCaagctcaaactccatggacatgagttccagccatgagactatagcctcgtcagactccatttcagattctttgtacagctgctgtaactccatccaagcacgaatgcgactggtggcggcatcttgtgcatcagtcactgggttgatcgttgTTACAGGAtgagctgctctttcgggagtcgatgttgttacaggctgaactattgctgcgggagtcattgctgctgttattacttcaggcaggaggggcggatgcactcctctgctcgattctcccttctgtcggcaagaaggcgtggtcaccggaaacgacgctgcgtcagtgggcggagtcgctgactgaactctcgcaagttcctccgaagctccacccttctcttccggttcttccacgcgttctccctcttgctcggcgccatcttgtcgtggcgtctCAGGATTCTCTtttgcagccgcttctttgaccgctcgaatGGCcacacgcagctgggctttcaaacttaaattcttctgcattaaatcagttacagtacgaaaagttgcagttagtactccccccttgtcgtattgtggggccaccttCTCATCTGCCGTgcattcctccatctccagatcttcgcggagctcggatggaagctcgtgaccccttaatctagacaccagcataaagggggcgaaccggtcgattggcaccggttcttcactctcccgagcacatcttaggcaacaggcacactcccgggtgagggttggGTTCACTTCATCcgctgggttgactctggcgagggacacagtgtcgaggggcctgaacaggacccactcatcgctcattatacacccgaatgccgcggggtgcaaatacacttccctctctgtcagggctccgtcttcggaagctccctcttctcccttcagcgaaagacatcagctgataaacctctcacctgttccacccgcctggtggtaagcgatatgcgcctccagctccataaagttttctacttggcgttttccactgcaccaagggcagttcttaactaattctagctccagcatgccttcccctgatcccatcctcgtcgccatgtgcgggccaggagcggtccgaggccctcggggtttttttttttgcacggcgggctgtggccagcagcccggacacgccgggtcggggaaggcaggcggcatgctagaattaggcacggacgcttagtggttgatttaagattattttacttacaccgaagatggtcgcggtgcaggcaggaaaacttgcttgagttgcagttacagacagaaaagaagagaggcggactagagttccttcccgtgaaccttctagcccaatccagttggaggctctaaacagcgagcccgtcgcgccaactgaagaaagtactcgaagcaaagagctctgaatagactcacacgaagtttgctaggctccgtggaacttgcacacagggaagggtacgtcgagggatcaggcggcaatggggagaggcgagaggctgatcagacccgtatagccttcttgagatacacgctgggtccgataggctccgcagtgcttagagatctttacgagacgtgaagttctcctcctcctgatagtcgtggagttctccaacttgggcggaaaccgctcaagcctcttatacggctagcaagccaatcgctagccgccacgtaggaaagaaagctacgagtggcgggaaataatttagcagtgccgaagcacacacaaacaaaaatcacacccttgggttgtgacatgaaCAAGGCAGAGATCCATGCTGTTGATGGTGACTAATTATTCTGTCTTTCTAATTGCTCAGGCCCATTGTCAGTCATTAAAGAAGGATGCTCATTTGGCCACTCTCCATGAGGCCAAGGACCTGCATTACATTGCCCTGGTTGTTTCATACTATCAGCAAACCCAACCTGTGTGGATTGGCCTGAATTACCCTCAGAAGGTATGTGATAACCTCAGACTTCTCCTAGGGTTGTGGGGGGTGCAAGAAGCGGGGCTCATGTACTTGCTGTGTTCTGTTGTCCCTGGAGGTGGatttactgggcagtaaaatGCCACATTGTAGGTTAGGTGAGACCTGCTGTGGAGTTCTGGAGGAAGGGGGTTCATACTGGGGGGAGGATGGAGTGATAGTGATGCCGATAGCACTGGGGCCATGTAGTTGCATGGTacatctctgtgtgtatgtgatgCAAGGGGTAAATGATGAGCAGGGAAGCTTGCTCTACACTTGGgtgtgctgctgccaggcagctgtggcctAGTTCTAGAGACTAGGCAAGGTATGCAAGCAAGAGACAGGTTTAGTATCTTGGGTTTCAGAGGTGATAGGGTCTTGTCCAGTGGGTTGGCCACTACTTCAGGTTGCTCCAGGCTAATGTGAACTGCTTGGTTTTTCATCTTTCACTCACTTCATCATGCCTGAGTGCAGCTTCCTAACAGAGCATGGGCACATGCCTGTCCTGGTGAGACATTGGCTAGCAGCTATAACAGGATTGGTATTGCCCTCAAAATGTCACTGACTCTCTATCCTCCCCAGTAtaacttcagagagagagagagagagagagagagagagagagagagagagagagtgtgtgtgtgtgtgtgtgtgtgaagtgacCGACCAGCATGGGGGGAACTGAAAGGATCCCTTACTGAAGGGCAGCCTATTTGTGGCAAGGTGCTCTGAGGAACAATGTTAGGTGCAGACAGCTGAGCCCTGCTTGCTCTTGCATGAATTAGTTGGTAGGTTTAAATGTGCTTAAATGGTTCTTTGAAAATCAGAGGGATTTGGAAAATGGCTTGTGCTGTCTCCTTGGATTAAGGGGCTACTTAATTCACTCAAGGGTTATCAATGGCTTATAGTATATTAATGCTTCACCCAAAGGCTGTGGTGCCTGAAATCTGCCCATGGCACGCCAACCAAAAGGTAATCAGAGGCCCATCTTCCAGCTCACACATCACGTGTTAATCACAGACATGAGCAGCTCATCCATCATGCACCCACTAGAGACTCAGTATCCTTCAGTCCTATCCCAGTCAAACAGTCACAGCACAAGTCCAACTTGTCTCACCTGGTACCCAGAAATAATTGGAAGAACCTCACCATAACTTACACACTCACTGTCCTATACTGAGACCTCCTACCAACCACAGATTCCCTTTTGATCAGTCTCCCTGGCATGTTTAAGTTGTGTACCTCAAAGGGCAGTGCTGTTTGCTTTGTGGGAAGGCACAAAGGCTTTAACTAGAATTGGAGGCCCATTATACTGGGGACTGtgcagaaagaggaagaaaggtgACCACTATGATTTTTGGCACATGGGCCACCAGCTGCAGAGAGGTGTGTGTTCATTAGCATTGTACATTCTTTTTATTCGTTACACATCCTATACGCTGACCTTTCCTGTTTCatgtttaattattttcttcctttccaacCAGCTGGACAGCTGCATTACTTGTGGAAGAAAGGACTCCATCATGTTCCTTGCGTTACATTTAGAGTCAATGATTTCTGAAGCTGATTTAGACATATGTCTGTTGGATAGCAGGTAGACCGCTAGACAGGACAGCTTTTGGGTTACTTTACAAATGACTTTTAGACTTAAGTACAATGATATTGTAGTGACCACCAGGCTGTTTAAACAATTTCCTTCTTTCCTGTCATTTCCATACTTCTAAATGCTTTTAAATTGTATTCCTTAATATGCAAATGTTATACATTTAATTCTGGTATTAAAGCAGCACCCTCAATATCAAATATCCTCCTAAGGAATTTTGAATCTATGCTTTTCTGGTTGCAGAACCAAGACTGGAAGTGGCTTGATGGAAGCACATATAAGTCCACTTCATGGCTTTCTGCCAGTGGGAGCCATAGTGGATCATGTGCCAAGCTCTCCCAGGATTATGGTAAGGCATGGTGGTAGGTGGCTCCCCCAGGAGAATTCCCAGCAGGATCCCAGCTGAGCTAGGTAGAGCTGTTTGTGAGTTCCCAGGGTCTCACAGGTAGAACTTGATGGCTTACCTATATTAAAGTAGGCCTCAAAGGGCCCTTAAGGCCTTAGGGGAAGTAGGATATCCAAAGGGGCTGAAGAACATATTAAAAGAGCAACATCAAGGATTAGGCATATTTAGTCAGCTACATAAATCCACAGGAGTGTTTCAGCATAACAAGAAGATGGGATCAGCCTCTTCTTGAGCAGCACATCTGGTGACCAATGAACATCAGTTCTGGTCACCTCATGACCAGTCTCAATATCAACATATTACATCATCAGAAGGAGGCATAAGAGTGTACAAAATAGTAGTGAATGGTCTAGAATGGGGCATGATGAGCAGAAGGGAGGCAGTGAGTGAAATGAGGGGTAGCATGTTCTAATATTGAAAGAAAATGCCACATAGGAGGCATGGGTAAAGGCTTTGCTCAGTGCTGTATTGTCAGTGGGTTCCATGGGCTAACCATGTTCAGAAGGGATCAGGCACTCTTCCAGGTGAGGAGATCGGGGTgatcaaatattaaaaaaacagaacaacaaccaaaaaaacccccagctgTCTTGGTAAAGGCAGCCTCTAAGTATTAGGGCTAGGAGGGAACCTGTCGTGGTCATAAATAGGGGTTTTGTCTCTGAAACAAGTCACTGGCTGCTACTGGATACCAGATAAGGGATAAGAAGGGTCCTGGTCTGAACCACTGTGGCAATTTCTGTAATCCCAGGCCTCCCTTTCTCCTTCATCCACAGCTGGTTGCCATTGCCCTTGCTTCCCCCACAGAACAGCAAAGCTTTCCTTCCACAACATGGGTCAATGCTCTGTCAcgtcccaccacccccaccaaggCTGCTTGTGTCATGCCACTTCCCAGCCCAGTTGGGCAtactctgccactgctgccttgctCCTAGGAAGTTCTGCTTCAACTACATCTTTTTTTATTCTGGCATCCCTGTTTCTTGATTATTTAGACAATGTCCAACCCTTCCTCACCTCCTGATCTGAGAATATTCTGGCAGGTCTCATCCGGCTGCCAGACTACATTGGACCTGCTCCTATCCATACCCCCATGTCCTCACTGTAGGATCTGATGCACCAGGCACAATTTGCAGCTCCACAGAACATGCCTTACCCCATATCACACTCCTGGGAGCTTGCCCCAGTGCTAGTCTTCATTTGCATCTCTTCACTCCCCCCCCAACTTCTGTGCGGTGATCTTAATGCCTCTCCTAACACAGGCGATATCTGTACCAGTAACTGTACTGCTGCTTTTCTTTGCAGGGTTTAAGAAGTGGTCTGGTGCTGACTGCCATGAAGCTCATCACTTCGTGTGCAAGTACACAGTCCTACACTGAGCAACAGGTCCCACAGCCACCAGTCCCTGCTCCTTGTGCTATCCTGACACCTTCATCACATGGCAAAGCTTGATTTAGTTCCTGCCAAGGAGAAACACACAACTTGTCCATAAGCCATGACTATTCTCTTCAGTGATCTCTGCTGTTCTGTCTCAGTAGGGCTGGCTTTATTCTGCTAAATGTCTCTCTTACTGAATGAATTTTGTGCTATTAGAAGGCTTCAAACCAATGGCAGTAGAATGTGAAATCTCATAGTTGCAGGCTGGAGGCCATCTCCCCCTTCCCAGTTCAGAGGCTTATGTGGGTTCACTTGGAGATATCTATTGCTGGGTTCAGTATCTCTAGCATAATCCTCCCCCATGTTACCTGCCCTACAGAGAGAGAACCCTATTTCTACCCCGTGACCTATTGACTCAGGCCCTCCTGTTGGTATCATTGGCACAGTTAGTGCCAGATTCCTGTCCAGAGTCTCTTCATGTAGACTCCCATCTACTAAAGACTGAGCTGAGAACCAGCAGCTCACGTTACACAGGCTGAGCCCACCCCAGTCTTCCCCAGCTATCACAAGGGAAAGATTATTGGTCCTGAATTGGCCTACATCAGATGCGACTCTGCAAGGCAAAGCAATGATCCTCTTATCCTGGGAATGTCTGCTCCCTCCTTCACTCCTGAAAGCTGCTGGCAGTGTGTGCTAACCTGTATCTCTGAATAAACGACAATGGTACAGCTCTGTGCACAGGACCTCTGTTCATCTGTGCCAGGTTTTGTCTTATGGTTGACGGGAACGTCTGGTTTTCTAGGGAATGCTATGGAATGAAGCTTTTGCCATAGGCCTATCCTCACCCTCTACCACAGGTAAGAACGCTGTCACAGGACACTTGTCACTGCAGTTAGCCTGGACTCTTACCTGGGTTTCACTCCCGCCCCCCATCCACACCTATCTGGCTTTCACTCCTGAGTGTAGTGATACTTTTATCCAGTCTAGCTGGCTTAGTTTTGTGGGAGATAGAAAGCATTAgaggtgtggaatcagaaaaaatatatgccttaaactttgattattttagttataagatgacataaccgctttgtgtagaattgctggctctgtatagtagaacagataagggcaagtgtttgttctttgtaactcttctgcaactgcttcgctcaccgcggccttgaaggtagcaaaaaaaaatatgtacaaagtagatttccaggtgcaagaaggaggtttgtgaactaacctcacctcccccataattcccatcctgattacagcaaagaaataatgaagtaatattatagccgcttttcatgctaatttcactatatgatcacgtgagttgtaagcgactgttaaaaagtatataagcctcctgattttgctcttgggggggaccccttccaagtgcttgggaaatccatgtcactttggaactccccctacagctgtagtttcttttgaataaaagcttctgctgacctgacccaaaagtactctgtgtgtgtttccacgac
Encoded here:
- the REG4 gene encoding regenerating islet-derived protein 4, with translation MLLLETVALLLLLSCPGLGKPTELISCLPGWSYSKTSCFRYFRSQRSWAEAEAHCQSLKKDAHLATLHEAKDLHYIALVVSYYQQTQPVWIGLNYPQKNQDWKWLDGSTYKSTSWLSASGSHSGSCAKLSQDYGFKKWSGADCHEAHHFVCKYTVLH